In the Chryseobacterium sp. MYb264 genome, one interval contains:
- a CDS encoding homogentisate 1,2-dioxygenase yields the protein MRYHQSGNIPPKRHTIFKSPEDKFYYEQLFGTEGFHGISSLLYHIHRPTQIKSIGEPKDVTPKIAVEKNVTPRMFKGMNVTPEDDFMDSRKFLMVNNDLKMGLSKPRKSMDYFYKNAECDELLYAHSGSGILKTFVGNLEFSVGDYLIIPRGTIYQVELHSDDTVFFVVESHSPIYTPKRYRNEFGQLLEHSPFCERDIIAPTFVEPKDEKGEFLIKVKKENQITDFIYATHPFDVVGWDGYFYPYKFNIKNFEPITGRIHQPPPVHQTFEAHNFVVCSFCARMYDYHPQAIPAPYNHSNIDSDEVLFYTEGDFMSRNHIDLMDFTLHPGGIVHGPHPGAMERSIGKKFTEEYAVMVDPFRPLKLTEEALKVEDPSYKTSWLEE from the coding sequence ATGAGATATCATCAGTCGGGAAATATCCCACCAAAAAGACATACGATTTTCAAATCTCCGGAAGACAAATTTTACTATGAACAACTTTTCGGAACTGAAGGTTTTCATGGAATTTCTTCTTTATTATATCACATTCACCGCCCGACACAGATAAAATCTATTGGCGAACCAAAAGATGTGACTCCGAAAATCGCTGTTGAAAAGAATGTAACGCCTAGAATGTTTAAGGGAATGAATGTAACTCCCGAAGACGATTTTATGGACAGCCGAAAGTTTTTGATGGTAAACAACGACCTGAAAATGGGATTGTCGAAGCCAAGAAAATCGATGGATTATTTCTACAAAAATGCTGAATGTGACGAACTTTTATACGCGCACAGCGGAAGCGGAATTTTAAAAACTTTTGTCGGGAATTTAGAATTTTCGGTTGGTGATTATTTAATTATTCCGAGAGGAACAATTTATCAGGTGGAATTACATTCTGATGATACTGTTTTCTTCGTGGTAGAAAGTCATTCACCTATTTACACACCGAAAAGATACAGAAACGAATTCGGACAATTATTGGAGCATTCACCGTTCTGCGAAAGAGATATCATTGCCCCTACTTTTGTGGAACCAAAAGATGAAAAAGGCGAATTTTTAATTAAAGTAAAAAAAGAAAACCAGATCACAGATTTCATTTATGCAACGCATCCATTTGATGTTGTAGGCTGGGACGGTTATTTTTATCCTTATAAATTCAATATCAAAAACTTCGAACCGATTACTGGAAGAATTCACCAACCGCCACCGGTCCATCAAACTTTTGAAGCACATAATTTTGTGGTTTGTTCGTTCTGTGCAAGAATGTACGATTATCATCCACAAGCGATTCCGGCGCCTTACAATCACTCCAATATTGATTCTGATGAAGTTTTATTCTACACAGAAGGTGATTTCATGAGCCGTAACCACATTGATTTAATGGATTTTACGCTTCACCCTGGAGGAATCGTTCACGGACCTCATCCCGGAGCCATGGAAAGAAGCATAGGAAAAAAATTCACGGAAGAATATGCCGTAATGGTCGATCCTTTCCGTCCGTTGAAATTAACGGAAGAAGCTCTGAAAGTAGAAGATCCTTCATATAAAACTTCTTGGTTGGAAGAATAG
- a CDS encoding TonB-dependent receptor plug domain-containing protein gives MKRILFSVIFLSTYCFSQETDSLSLNQSIKQDSVKTVNKKEVKTKLIDDVVITGTIKPVSKSKSPVAVEIYSQKFFQKNPTPSIFEAISMVNGVKPQLNCSVCNTGDIHINGLEGPYTMILIDGMPIVSSLSTVYGLSGIPNSLVDRIEVVKGPASSIYGSEAMGGVINIITKNALTAPKLSVDVMTSTWSENNIDLSTKFNLGKNVASLLSLNYFSFEKRFDENKDNFTDATLQNRISVFNKWNFKRKENRQASFALRYLYEDRFGGEMQWNKSYRGSDEVYGESIYTNRVEAFGVYQWPMKENIVTQFSYNFHDQNSFYGTNPFTATQKVAFAQTYWDKKLGNHDLIVGLTLKRTFYDDNTPGTLSSDGLTNEPMKSPIWGAFVQDQWEINEKNTLLIGYRFDYDRIHHAVHSPRFAWKFSPNPYHTLRFNFGTGFRVVNLFTEDHAALTGSRDVVIKDNLKPERSINGNLNYVWKIPAGDRLINLDASAFYTYFSNKIVGDFDTDPQKIIYDNLHGYGISRGASLNLDYSFSFPLNINLGVTYLDVYQKFDGEEGKVQQLHAPKWSGTYNLTYKFKNNLTIDFTGQFYGPMRLPVLENDFRPEYSPFYTLANIQVSKSFKSGFEVYCGIKNLFNFTPKNPLMRPFDPFDKHVDDPINNPNHYTFDTAYGYAPMQRIRGFMGVRYTLK, from the coding sequence ATGAAGCGAATATTATTTTCTGTTATCTTTTTATCCACTTACTGTTTTTCTCAGGAAACGGATAGTTTAAGTTTAAATCAATCCATAAAACAGGATTCGGTGAAAACTGTAAACAAGAAGGAAGTCAAAACCAAATTGATTGATGATGTGGTAATCACGGGAACGATAAAACCTGTCAGTAAGTCGAAAAGCCCTGTGGCTGTGGAGATTTACAGTCAGAAATTCTTTCAGAAAAATCCGACTCCGAGTATTTTTGAAGCGATTTCAATGGTGAATGGGGTAAAACCTCAGCTGAATTGTTCGGTTTGTAACACGGGAGATATTCACATCAACGGATTGGAAGGACCTTATACGATGATTTTAATTGACGGGATGCCTATTGTAAGTTCGCTTTCTACGGTCTACGGTTTAAGCGGAATTCCGAACAGTCTGGTAGACCGAATTGAAGTGGTGAAAGGTCCGGCTTCTTCAATTTACGGTTCTGAAGCGATGGGCGGAGTCATTAATATTATCACTAAAAATGCATTGACGGCTCCCAAATTAAGTGTTGATGTGATGACAAGCACCTGGAGCGAAAATAATATTGATCTTTCTACGAAATTTAATTTAGGTAAAAATGTAGCGTCTTTATTGAGCTTAAATTATTTTAGTTTTGAAAAGAGGTTTGATGAAAATAAAGATAATTTTACTGATGCCACTTTACAAAACAGGATCTCAGTTTTTAATAAATGGAATTTTAAACGAAAGGAAAACCGACAGGCAAGTTTTGCTTTGAGGTATCTCTATGAAGACCGTTTCGGAGGTGAAATGCAGTGGAATAAATCCTACCGAGGAAGTGATGAAGTATATGGCGAAAGTATTTATACGAATAGGGTAGAGGCTTTCGGGGTTTATCAGTGGCCGATGAAAGAAAATATTGTAACCCAGTTTTCGTACAATTTCCATGATCAGAACTCATTTTATGGAACGAATCCTTTTACGGCGACTCAAAAAGTGGCTTTTGCACAGACTTATTGGGATAAAAAATTGGGAAATCATGACTTGATCGTAGGTTTAACTCTTAAAAGAACTTTTTATGATGACAACACACCGGGAACTTTATCGTCTGACGGATTGACCAATGAGCCTATGAAATCCCCGATTTGGGGTGCTTTTGTTCAGGATCAATGGGAGATTAACGAGAAAAATACGTTGTTGATCGGTTACAGATTTGATTATGACAGAATTCATCATGCCGTTCATTCACCTCGTTTTGCATGGAAATTTTCCCCAAATCCTTATCATACACTGAGGTTTAATTTCGGAACCGGTTTCCGTGTGGTAAATCTGTTTACGGAAGATCATGCGGCTTTGACAGGCTCGCGTGATGTAGTGATTAAAGATAATTTAAAACCCGAAAGATCGATCAACGGAAATTTGAATTATGTCTGGAAAATCCCAGCTGGCGACCGATTGATTAATCTTGATGCTTCAGCTTTTTATACGTATTTCAGTAATAAAATTGTCGGTGATTTTGATACAGATCCTCAAAAAATTATTTATGATAATCTTCATGGCTACGGGATTTCAAGAGGTGCTTCTCTGAATCTTGATTACAGTTTCAGTTTTCCTTTAAATATTAATTTAGGTGTTACTTATCTGGATGTTTACCAGAAATTCGATGGGGAAGAAGGGAAAGTTCAGCAGCTTCACGCACCGAAATGGAGTGGAACATACAATCTGACGTACAAATTCAAGAATAATCTAACGATAGATTTCACGGGACAATTTTATGGACCCATGCGTTTACCGGTTTTAGAGAATGATTTCCGACCTGAATATTCGCCTTTTTATACTTTGGCTAATATTCAGGTTTCAAAGAGTTTTAAATCAGGATTTGAAGTGTATTGCGGAATAAAAAATCTGTTCAACTTTACCCCGAAAAATCCTTTGATGCGACCGTTTGATCCGTTTGATAAACATGTGGATGACCCGATCAATAATCCGAATCATTATACTTTTGATACGGCTTACGGGTATGCTCCGATGCAGAGAATCCGAGGATTTATGGGAGTTAGATATACTTTGAAATAA
- a CDS encoding thioredoxin family protein produces the protein MKIVTIFLFLMLVPCFCLSQIKTGTFSDLEIQQKENPKPIIIHLYTSWCSVCKIEFFQLNKNKDLVKLINENFYFINFEVEKTKDKIYFQGKEFNYLSNGNSGIHELALALSKNKNQPVYPLWIILDENQNLIDYHEGQFKAKDLNEKLSDILNH, from the coding sequence ATGAAAATTGTAACGATATTTTTATTTTTAATGTTAGTGCCATGTTTTTGTCTTTCACAGATAAAAACAGGCACTTTTTCGGATTTGGAGATTCAGCAAAAAGAAAATCCTAAACCGATCATTATTCATTTATATACAAGCTGGTGTTCGGTTTGTAAGATTGAATTTTTCCAATTAAATAAGAATAAAGATTTGGTTAAGCTCATCAACGAAAATTTTTACTTTATCAATTTTGAAGTGGAAAAAACAAAAGATAAAATCTATTTTCAAGGAAAAGAATTCAATTATCTTTCTAACGGAAACTCCGGAATTCACGAGTTGGCTTTAGCTTTATCAAAAAATAAAAATCAGCCTGTTTATCCGTTGTGGATTATTTTAGATGAAAATCAAAACCTGATTGATTATCATGAAGGACAATTTAAAGCAAAAGATCTGAATGAAAAACTTAGTGATATTTTAAATCATTAG
- a CDS encoding cupin domain-containing protein yields MNTIPRRIVTGIKDGKSVIVEDEIVKNAVEHFPNLIISDVWNTQQMPASLDFEKPIPNTGFPQTPKNGTYFRYVSIPPDKDLGVEMKTGEPHPMMHKTQTLDYIIILSGELYLIMEEGETLLKPGDIVIQRGTNHAWSNRSDEPCIQLAVLIDAEK; encoded by the coding sequence ATGAATACAATCCCCAGAAGAATTGTCACCGGAATAAAAGACGGAAAATCTGTTATCGTTGAAGATGAAATCGTAAAAAATGCGGTAGAACATTTCCCCAATCTTATCATTTCTGATGTTTGGAACACACAGCAAATGCCTGCAAGTTTAGATTTTGAAAAACCAATTCCAAATACAGGATTTCCCCAAACACCCAAAAATGGAACGTATTTCAGATATGTCTCTATTCCGCCCGATAAAGATTTAGGAGTAGAAATGAAAACCGGAGAACCTCATCCGATGATGCACAAAACGCAGACGTTAGATTATATCATTATCCTTTCCGGAGAATTATATCTGATCATGGAAGAAGGCGAAACGCTTTTGAAACCAGGAGATATTGTGATTCAAAGAGGAACGAATCATGCATGGAGCAACCGTTCAGATGAACCTTGCATTCAATTAGCTGTTTTAATTGATGCTGAAAAATAA
- a CDS encoding winged helix-turn-helix transcriptional regulator: MANIIENGVERPATCTEELFAMRDSLDVLGGKWKLMILRYLTNRTDQQIHFKKLQRGFESISAKMLSKELKELEINLLITRTIQDTKPITVTYAVTEYGKSVFPVTETLVNWGLIHREKIKNSMGS, from the coding sequence ATGGCAAATATTATTGAAAATGGTGTGGAAAGACCGGCAACCTGTACCGAAGAATTGTTTGCGATGCGCGACAGTCTGGATGTTTTAGGCGGAAAGTGGAAACTGATGATCTTAAGATATTTAACCAACAGAACCGATCAACAGATTCACTTTAAAAAATTGCAGCGAGGTTTTGAAAGTATTTCCGCAAAAATGTTGAGTAAGGAACTGAAAGAATTAGAAATAAATCTTTTAATTACAAGAACGATTCAGGATACAAAACCAATTACGGTAACATATGCTGTGACGGAATACGGAAAATCTGTTTTTCCTGTCACCGAAACCTTGGTGAATTGGGGATTGATTCACAGAGAAAAAATTAAAAATTCGATGGGTTCTTAA
- a CDS encoding glycine betaine ABC transporter substrate-binding protein → MKKIKYLIFAVLIAVLGLFNSCEKLKNSKYITIGMVDGWAEDVAMTHVAKAILDEQGYHVIIQKASTDMILASMNNEDTDLFMGVWLPFTHAAKVAKFPELKPLGTNYDGGKIGLVVPDYVPIHSIEELNAHKDQFRHRIIGIEKGAGMTSATDKVIIDYKLDYQQINSSTIAMITELQNAIKRKEWIVVAGWQPHWMFGKMKLKFLEDPKKTYGEAEQIKTYSRKSFGKDHPELAAFFSKVHFDDANMTDLLTKMEDSKDKEATAKKWVEDHPELIKSWLNKK, encoded by the coding sequence ATGAAGAAAATAAAATACCTGATATTTGCTGTATTGATCGCTGTTTTAGGATTATTTAATTCATGTGAAAAATTAAAAAATTCTAAATACATCACCATCGGAATGGTAGATGGCTGGGCAGAAGATGTCGCCATGACTCACGTTGCCAAAGCTATTTTGGATGAACAGGGTTATCATGTGATCATTCAGAAAGCATCAACAGATATGATCTTAGCTTCGATGAATAATGAAGATACCGATCTTTTTATGGGTGTCTGGCTTCCGTTTACGCATGCTGCAAAAGTGGCGAAGTTTCCTGAACTAAAACCTTTGGGAACCAATTATGACGGTGGAAAAATAGGTTTGGTAGTTCCTGATTATGTTCCGATACATTCTATTGAAGAACTGAATGCGCATAAAGATCAGTTCCGACACCGAATTATCGGAATTGAAAAAGGTGCAGGAATGACATCCGCAACCGATAAAGTCATTATCGATTATAAACTGGATTATCAACAGATCAACTCTTCTACCATCGCAATGATTACCGAGCTTCAGAATGCCATTAAACGTAAAGAATGGATTGTAGTTGCAGGATGGCAGCCGCATTGGATGTTTGGAAAAATGAAACTTAAATTTTTGGAAGATCCGAAAAAAACATACGGTGAAGCCGAACAGATTAAAACCTACAGCCGAAAAAGTTTTGGCAAAGATCATCCCGAATTAGCGGCTTTCTTTTCTAAAGTGCATTTTGATGATGCCAATATGACTGATCTTTTAACCAAAATGGAAGACAGTAAAGATAAAGAAGCCACCGCTAAAAAATGGGTAGAAGATCATCCTGAACTTATAAAAAGCTGGTTGAATAAAAAATAA
- a CDS encoding ABC transporter permease: MNKIIDIGQYVATAINWLTDHGKPVFDVIKNVGNSSIMGLEWVLVNTPFYVIILLFTLLALWKAGKGTAIMTAAGLTLIFLMGFWKETMETLALIFVSTLTALILSVPLGIWAAKNKFAAKIIRPMLDLMQTMPAFVYLIPAVLFFSIGKVPGAFATIIFAMPPAVRLTTLGIDAVPKDIVEAARAFGATNRQILFKVELPLATKTILAGVNQTILLSLSMVVIAGMIAAGGLGEKVLEGINNLDIGLGFESGLSVVILAIILDRITQGFVKKKQ, from the coding sequence ATGAATAAAATTATAGATATAGGCCAATATGTAGCAACCGCAATCAATTGGCTCACAGACCATGGAAAACCAGTATTTGATGTTATAAAAAACGTAGGAAACTCCTCAATCATGGGACTTGAGTGGGTTTTGGTAAACACTCCTTTTTATGTTATAATTCTACTTTTCACCTTACTAGCCTTATGGAAAGCCGGAAAAGGAACTGCTATAATGACGGCCGCCGGACTTACCCTAATCTTTTTAATGGGATTCTGGAAAGAAACCATGGAAACCCTAGCGCTTATTTTTGTATCAACGCTCACCGCACTGATATTGTCGGTTCCATTGGGAATCTGGGCTGCGAAAAATAAATTTGCCGCGAAAATTATTCGTCCGATGCTGGATTTAATGCAAACCATGCCCGCGTTCGTTTATCTGATTCCTGCAGTATTATTTTTCAGTATCGGTAAAGTTCCGGGAGCGTTTGCCACGATTATTTTTGCTATGCCGCCCGCCGTACGTTTAACAACATTAGGAATAGATGCCGTTCCGAAAGATATTGTGGAAGCCGCAAGAGCATTTGGAGCTACCAACCGACAAATTTTGTTTAAAGTAGAACTTCCTTTAGCGACGAAAACCATTTTAGCCGGAGTCAATCAAACCATATTATTATCATTATCCATGGTGGTAATCGCCGGAATGATCGCTGCAGGAGGTTTGGGTGAAAAAGTATTGGAAGGAATTAATAATCTGGATATCGGATTAGGATTTGAAAGTGGTTTATCTGTCGTGATCTTAGCTATTATTCTCGACCGTATTACCCAAGGATTTGTAAAGAAAAAACAATAA
- a CDS encoding quaternary amine ABC transporter ATP-binding protein, translating into MDKIENNRKVKLKVEDLTIIFGKQKEKAMELLDKGFSKKEILEKTGCTVGINKANFEIYEGEFFVIMGLSGSGKSTLLRCLNRLNEPTSGKVYINDDNITDKNNKDLLEVRRTEMSMVFQKFGLLPHHTVLSNAAFGLEIRGEDKASREEKAQKALDIVGLNGFENQYPSQLSGGMQQRVGLARALANDPEVLLMDEAFSALDPLIKSEMQDQMLELQDTLQKTIVFITHDLDEAIKIGDRIVIMKDGVIEQIGTAEDILTNPASDYVKAFVEKVDRKTIITAKSLMFDKPTVVRFRKDGPEGALRKMRATGLETLPVVDFQNKFLGFVTLGDIMMIARRKEPTVESVINSNVPSVLKDATVEEMLPLISGSKSAIAVVDENNKFLGLVTQLSLVIEATKFNEEEIIELKEIANNQ; encoded by the coding sequence ATGGATAAAATTGAAAATAACAGAAAAGTAAAACTGAAAGTCGAAGATCTCACGATCATTTTCGGAAAACAAAAAGAGAAAGCGATGGAACTTCTCGATAAAGGCTTTTCTAAAAAAGAAATCCTTGAAAAAACAGGTTGTACCGTCGGAATAAACAAAGCAAATTTTGAAATCTATGAAGGCGAATTCTTCGTGATCATGGGACTTTCCGGCAGTGGAAAATCTACTTTGTTACGTTGCCTGAACCGATTAAACGAACCTACTTCGGGAAAAGTTTACATTAACGACGATAATATTACCGATAAAAACAACAAAGACCTGCTGGAGGTAAGAAGAACGGAAATGAGCATGGTTTTCCAGAAATTTGGTCTTCTTCCCCATCACACCGTTTTAAGCAATGCTGCTTTCGGACTGGAAATTCGTGGTGAAGATAAAGCTTCTCGTGAAGAAAAAGCACAGAAAGCATTAGATATTGTGGGATTAAACGGTTTTGAAAATCAGTATCCTTCTCAACTGTCCGGTGGGATGCAGCAGAGAGTTGGCCTGGCAAGAGCTTTGGCTAATGATCCTGAAGTTTTATTAATGGATGAAGCTTTTTCAGCACTCGACCCATTGATAAAATCTGAAATGCAGGATCAGATGCTTGAACTGCAGGATACGCTTCAGAAAACCATTGTTTTCATTACCCATGATTTGGATGAAGCCATAAAAATCGGCGACAGAATCGTTATTATGAAAGACGGAGTCATTGAGCAAATTGGTACTGCAGAAGATATTTTAACCAATCCGGCAAGTGATTATGTGAAAGCTTTCGTTGAAAAAGTAGACCGTAAAACAATCATTACTGCCAAATCTTTAATGTTTGATAAACCAACGGTGGTACGTTTCAGAAAAGATGGTCCTGAGGGCGCTTTAAGAAAAATGAGAGCAACAGGTCTGGAAACTTTACCCGTTGTTGATTTTCAGAATAAATTTCTTGGCTTTGTAACACTCGGAGATATTATGATGATTGCCCGAAGGAAAGAGCCTACCGTAGAATCTGTGATTAACAGTAACGTTCCTTCCGTACTTAAAGATGCCACTGTTGAAGAAATGCTGCCCCTGATTTCAGGAAGTAAATCTGCGATTGCCGTTGTAGACGAAAACAATAAATTCCTGGGCTTGGTAACGCAATTATCATTGGTGATAGAAGCCACAAAATTTAACGAAGAAGAAATTATTGAATTAAAAGAAATCGCAAACAACCAATAA
- a CDS encoding DUF1304 domain-containing protein has protein sequence MEIVAKILIAVVAIEHLYILWMEMFAWETKGKEVFKAALPAEMFKPTKGLAANQGLYNGFLSAGLIWSLFIEDPKWQTNIALFFLGCVAVAGIYGAISATKKIFFVQALPAILAIIAVLLK, from the coding sequence ATGGAAATTGTAGCCAAAATTCTTATCGCCGTTGTAGCCATCGAACATCTTTATATTCTCTGGATGGAAATGTTTGCGTGGGAAACCAAAGGAAAAGAAGTTTTTAAAGCGGCTTTACCCGCAGAAATGTTCAAACCTACGAAAGGTTTGGCAGCCAATCAGGGGCTTTATAATGGCTTTTTGTCCGCTGGATTGATCTGGTCTCTCTTCATTGAAGATCCGAAATGGCAAACCAATATTGCCCTATTCTTCTTAGGTTGCGTTGCCGTTGCCGGAATTTATGGTGCTATTTCTGCCACTAAAAAGATATTTTTCGTTCAGGCGCTTCCTGCTATTTTAGCAATTATTGCCGTTTTACTGAAATAA
- a CDS encoding Crp/Fnr family transcriptional regulator → MESFKAHLDKFISINDEEFASVMSFFEVLTVKKKQNLMLEDEVCQFKYFVIQGCLRKFFINEKGIEQTTEFAIENWWISDTFAFEKQIKSTFNIQAVENSQILAIDYDAQEKLLEKHPLMEKYFRMVYQTAYAAAEKRIRYLYEMTKEEYYIHFSTLYPWFIQRIPQYLIASFLGFTPEYLSEIRAKLRS, encoded by the coding sequence ATGGAATCTTTCAAAGCGCATCTGGATAAGTTTATCAGTATTAATGATGAAGAATTTGCATCTGTTATGTCCTTTTTTGAGGTCTTAACGGTGAAAAAAAAACAAAACCTGATGCTTGAAGATGAAGTTTGTCAATTCAAATATTTTGTAATACAAGGCTGTCTGCGAAAATTTTTCATCAATGAAAAGGGGATTGAGCAAACCACTGAATTTGCCATTGAAAACTGGTGGATCTCGGATACTTTTGCATTTGAGAAACAGATAAAATCTACTTTTAATATTCAGGCTGTTGAAAATTCTCAGATTTTAGCAATTGATTATGATGCTCAGGAAAAATTACTGGAAAAGCATCCGTTGATGGAAAAATATTTCAGAATGGTGTATCAAACAGCGTATGCTGCTGCTGAAAAAAGAATCCGTTATCTGTATGAGATGACAAAGGAAGAATATTATATTCATTTCAGCACGTTGTATCCTTGGTTTATTCAAAGAATTCCTCAATATTTGATTGCTTCTTTTTTAGGATTTACTCCGGAATATTTAAGTGAGATCCGAGCGAAATTACGTTCTTAA
- a CDS encoding DoxX family protein, which yields MTDKKVLFPQLFLRLAISVTMLSAVADRFGFWGKNSAWGNWENFEKYTKQLTFFLPESLGSFSAYVATFLEILIPLMLILGLKTKIAAYGAGFLLLIFALSMTMALGVKAPLDYSVWVGSAGAFLLASQEKYSFSLDDRK from the coding sequence ATGACAGACAAAAAGGTTCTATTTCCGCAATTATTTTTAAGACTCGCCATCTCTGTAACGATGCTTTCTGCAGTTGCTGACCGATTCGGGTTTTGGGGCAAAAATTCTGCTTGGGGAAACTGGGAGAATTTTGAAAAATATACAAAACAGTTAACGTTTTTTCTTCCTGAAAGTTTAGGATCCTTTTCAGCGTATGTCGCCACTTTTCTGGAAATTCTAATTCCGTTGATGTTGATTTTAGGTCTTAAAACTAAAATTGCTGCTTACGGCGCCGGATTTTTATTACTGATTTTCGCTTTATCGATGACGATGGCATTAGGAGTGAAAGCGCCCTTGGACTATTCGGTTTGGGTGGGAAGTGCAGGAGCTTTTTTATTGGCAAGTCAGGAGAAATATTCGTTTTCTTTAGATGATAGAAAATAG
- a CDS encoding carboxymuconolactone decarboxylase family protein, giving the protein MSARFNMATTHAAAYKAGIGMEAALQNSFLSPIQKELIKIRASQINACAFCLDMHTKDAIKYGETPQRIFLLNAWRDAKELFTEEEQVILMIAEEITLISQKGLTEETYQKAKELFNESQIADIIMAAVSINMWNRIAISTHLPIAK; this is encoded by the coding sequence ATGAGCGCAAGATTCAACATGGCAACAACTCACGCTGCCGCTTACAAAGCAGGAATAGGAATGGAAGCTGCCCTTCAGAACAGTTTTTTAAGCCCTATCCAGAAAGAATTAATTAAAATCAGAGCTTCTCAGATCAATGCATGTGCATTCTGTCTGGATATGCATACAAAAGATGCCATAAAATATGGTGAAACGCCACAAAGAATTTTCCTTCTGAATGCATGGAGAGATGCAAAAGAATTGTTTACAGAAGAAGAGCAGGTGATTTTAATGATTGCTGAGGAAATTACCTTGATCAGCCAAAAAGGATTAACAGAAGAAACGTATCAAAAAGCGAAAGAATTATTCAATGAAAGCCAAATTGCCGATATTATTATGGCTGCTGTTTCCATTAATATGTGGAATAGAATTGCAATTTCTACGCATTTGCCGATTGCAAAATAA
- a CDS encoding aldo/keto reductase gives MEYRKLGNTDLELSVITHGAFAIGGNMWGGNEKQDSINSIHASLDHGVTSIDTAPFYGFGLSEEMIGEAIKGKDRSKIQLLTKFGLVWDGSNNGKGEFFFDAEENGKKIPVYKFASKENIIKEVEESLKRLGTDYIDLLQLHWPDATTSISETMEALELLIQQGKIKTAGVSNYSVEQMEEANKTLKLASNQVSYSMLNRAIENDLVPYSLENNSGIIVYSPMERGLLTGKYFKDNKLKEDDHRNEYFSQFDLNKVKNFLEKIEPIAQEKGATLSQLVLRWTTLQPAITVVLAGARNAQQAIENAKAMSFDLSQEELNFITTELKQL, from the coding sequence ATGGAATATAGAAAATTAGGAAACACTGATCTTGAACTTTCAGTGATTACACACGGAGCGTTTGCCATCGGTGGAAATATGTGGGGCGGAAATGAAAAACAAGATTCCATCAACTCAATCCATGCTTCTTTAGATCATGGCGTAACTTCAATTGATACTGCACCTTTTTACGGTTTCGGATTAAGCGAAGAGATGATCGGGGAAGCCATTAAAGGAAAAGACCGTTCAAAAATTCAGTTGTTGACTAAATTCGGATTGGTTTGGGACGGAAGCAATAACGGAAAAGGAGAATTTTTCTTTGATGCAGAGGAAAATGGTAAAAAAATTCCTGTTTATAAATTCGCTTCCAAAGAGAATATTATTAAGGAAGTTGAGGAAAGTTTAAAAAGATTGGGAACAGATTATATCGATCTTTTACAATTGCACTGGCCGGATGCTACAACGTCCATCAGTGAAACGATGGAAGCTTTGGAATTGCTAATTCAACAAGGAAAAATCAAAACCGCGGGTGTGAGCAATTATTCTGTTGAACAAATGGAAGAAGCGAATAAAACATTGAAATTGGCGAGTAACCAAGTTTCTTATAGTATGCTGAACCGTGCGATTGAGAATGATTTAGTTCCTTACTCTTTGGAAAACAATTCCGGAATTATCGTGTACAGCCCGATGGAAAGAGGATTGTTGACCGGAAAATATTTTAAAGACAATAAACTAAAAGAAGACGATCACAGAAACGAATATTTTTCGCAGTTTGATTTAAATAAAGTAAAAAATTTCTTAGAAAAAATAGAACCGATTGCTCAGGAAAAAGGTGCTACTCTTTCTCAATTGGTTTTACGTTGGACCACCTTGCAACCAGCCATCACAGTGGTTTTAGCAGGGGCAAGAAACGCTCAGCAAGCAATTGAAAATGCAAAAGCAATGTCTTTCGACTTATCACAGGAAGAGCTAAATTTTATTACTACAGAATTAAAGCAACTTTAA